One part of the Lycium ferocissimum isolate CSIRO_LF1 chromosome 8, AGI_CSIRO_Lferr_CH_V1, whole genome shotgun sequence genome encodes these proteins:
- the LOC132066297 gene encoding protein SULFUR DEFICIENCY-INDUCED 1-like, protein MAKIKALSDEELAIFSKEEMRDRDEEAPNVRRRKRRKFALKWRDSSMSSSRRACSGRARISTEGVQNIKNGKIEEQIELLKEKLRMIYQGEAFNGKSTKTARSHGKKFQVTIRQETSRILGNLGWAYMQQTNYAAAEVVYHKAQQIDPDANKASNLCLCLINLARFNEARTVLEDILQGILPGSDDPKSKTRAIELLKELESFKFASSNSSQLILEDVFIEGLDQLMNQMVPFRSRRLPIF, encoded by the exons atggCGAAAATAAAGGCCCTTTCGGATGAGGAGCTGGCAATTTTCTCGAAAGAAGAAATGCGGGACAGAGATGAAGAGGCGCCTAACGTTCGCAGAAGAAAAAGGCGAAAATTTGCACTAAAATGGCGTGACAGTTCT ATGTCCAGTTCTAGACGTGCATGCAGTGGCAGAGCCAGGATTTCCaccgagggggttcaaaatataaaaaa TGGGAAAATAGAGGAGCAGATAGAACTGTTGAAGGAAAAGCTACGAATGATATACCAAGGAGAAGCATTCAATGGTAAATCTACTAAGACTGCTCGCTCTCATGGAAAGAAGTTCCAAGTTACCATCAGGCAAGAGACCTCCAGGATACTG GGCAACTTAGGATGGGCATACATGCAACAAACAAACTATGCAGCTGCTGAAGTTGTTTATCACAAAGCTCAGCAAATTGACCCTGATGCCAACAAAGCCAGCAATCTATGCCTATGTCTTATAAACTTAGCCCGATTTAATGAAGCAAGAACGGTTCTTGAAGACATTTTACAAGGTATACTCCCCGGTTCAGATGATCCTAAGTCGAAAACTCGTGCTATAGAGTTGTTGAAGGAGTTGGAATCATTCAAATTTGCTTCATCTAATTCTTCACAATTAATATTAGAAGATGTGTTTATTGAGGGTCTTGATCAGTTGATGAACCAAATGGTCCCGTTTCGATCGAGACGACTTCCCATTTTTTAG